The region ACCAACCGGTCCACTTTGACCGCGAATTCTTCGGATGAGAACGGTTTCGTGATGAAGTCGGCCGCCCCGAGCTTCATCGCCTCGACCACCCGCTCGATTGTGCCGTGGGCAGAAATGACCATGACGTCGGTGTCTGGAGTGACACTCTTCACGTGCTCCAGAACCTCGATCCCGTTCATGCGGGCCATCTTGAGGTCCGTGATGACCAGATCCGCGGGCTCTTCCTCCAGCAGCTCCAAGCCACGGGCCCCGCTTTCCGCAGACCTCGTCCGATGGCCACGGCGCCGCAGAAGGAGCTCAAGCCCCTCCCGGATGGAGTCGTGGTCGTCGATGATGAGGATCTCAGCCATTGGAAATGCTTTAGCTAGTTGGAGTTACGGCGTCGGGGGGTCTTCCAGGCTGCCGAAATATACGCGGAATTCGGCACCCTTCCCACCATTGGGTTCCCGGTTATCGACCAGCTCGGCCCGCCCCCCGTGTGCCTCCGCGATCTTTTTGACGATTGCGAGGCCCAGGCCGGCTCCCTGCTCCTTGTCCGTCACAAAGGGGTCGAAGACTCGGCCACGAAGCTCCTGGGCCACGCCAGGGCCGTCATCGGACACACTGAGCACGAACTCACCATTGGTAACCCCGGCCTCGAGCACAACGTGATCACCGGCCTGGCTCGCGTTTCGAAGCAGATTGAGTGCTGCTCGCTTCACGTGGTCGCCGGAGACCCTAGCCATGAGCGCGGTATCCGACATGTGAACGTCCAAGGTGCCTCCTCGCTCAAGGAGCTCCGCCTCTACGAGTTCGATCGCTCCGAGTATGGGAAGTCGGACATCGGTGGCCTCACGGGAAGGCGCGAGCGGACGAGCGAACGCCAAGAAGTCCGAGATGATCCCGTTCAACGCAGAGACCTCTTGGCGGACCCGCGAAAGTAACCGACCCCTCTCCTCCGCGTCCTCCGTCTCCGCCGCTGCGGAGGCGAACAACTCCAGGCCACCGAGCGGGTTTCGGATCTCGTGCGCGACTTGAGCCAGCATAAGACGAAGCTGCTCGTCTCGTTCGAGAATCGCGAGGCGCATACGCTCCATGGCTCGCGACAGGCGTCCTACCTCGTGTCCGCCTTCGTCGGCAACGGGCTCGACCATCCGACCTCGCTGGATGCGGATGGCCACTCGGCTAAGGCGTTCGAGGGGGCGCACAACGCTCGTGGCTAGGACGCCAGCGAGAAGAGCCGCCAGCAGCGTCGCAGCCAAGGCGCCAAATATGAGATTGCGACCGAGCCTCTCGAGGGGAACCTCGTAGTCGGCAGGCATGAGTACCGCCAAAACGGTCTGGTTGTCCTCTAGCGAAGCAAACCCCCACTTATAGAATCTTTCGTCCAGGCCCGTGAAGGATTCGCTCGCGGAATAGCCAACGACGCGTGCTTCGTCGAGCAGTGCCTCGAATAAGTCGAAATCAGGCAGGGGCATCCCAATCGGGATCGAGTCCGCTGGGAAGCTCGTCACAACAGCGGTGTTGTCGTTGCGTAGGATATACGCTTCACGGACAACAAACTGTAACTCCTTTAAGCGGGCGTGATAACTCGTCCACTGAGACGTGTCCTCGAACCCCGGCCGTAGCCCGACGACGGCCGAAGCCTGGAGCCCTGTGGCCACAGCCGCCCGAGCCACCCAAGCGGCCTTCTCATCCAATTCAGCCTCGAGCGCCCGGGTCGCCTCTCGCCAGGCCATATAGGACCCGGCCGTAATCAGCAACACCACGAACGCGACGAAGGTGAGAACGAATCGGCGGCGGAGGGACATTCAGATCACACGCCGCAAGAGACGTATTCGACCAGAATGTCCGCAAACCGAATCGGTGCAGGGGTTCGGGGGGAGACCACGATGTGGAAGGGGTAATGGGTTTTCGCTATCGGCGAGCAGAAATCCCCTGGTACGCGTTCAAAGAGGTGGGTCAATGTCCCATCGGCGACCTCCAAGATTCGTCGTACTTCCACACTGTCTCCTGCTTCTCCGCGCTCCCCGACCGCTCCTACAATCACGATCTCGGTTTCGAAATCGACTTCTGGAGGAGGGGTGCGGCCCGAATGCTCTGACCAGAAGGCCGACCAAGCGACATCGTCTGTCACCACGAAGGAGGACGTGGGTCTCGCCCTCGTGTCCTCGCCTCGATCCAGAGAGCCGAACGGTACGCTACCGTGGTATGCCGAAACGAAACCGGGTCCGACAGTAGCATCCCTCGCCTGCTGTGTGGCCACCACCAGACGGGAAGCGCCTACCTTGGGGCCCGCGCCCACGGTGGTGAGGTCCGTCAGCGACCCATCCACACATTGGGTCCAATAAAACGTCTCCCCTCGGTGGGTGTCCTCGATCGTGAAGCGGATCTTGGAAAGAACGGGCCCGCAATCAGCGGACGTTCCCTGCTTCAACGTTGTGGTGTCGGTAAAGAGCTTGAGCCCTGTGACTTGGTTGATACGCACGATCAACGATGCATACTCGGAGGCGAAGGCCCCTGGATCGCCAAGGCTTCGGGAGACGGTCTCATCGCCTACCAAACCGCGATAGGAAATCCCTTCATGGAGGGTCCAGGCACCAGACGACTCCCACTGGAGGGTTTGGCTCAGGGTTCCGGCGGGGATCAGCGTTCCAAAACCGAGGCGGCGGGGGGTCTCCAAGCTGACCGTGATCTGACCCAGCTGTCCAACTCGAAGCGTTCCAGGCCCGACCGCACCCTCGTTGTCGCACGCTGTGCCGACACCCGCCAGGACCAGTGCACAGACCACTACAGCCCACCCCCTGCGGAATCGCGACGCAGGGGCTTGCCTCGAGTCAGGCAGTTGGGCAGTGTCTTGGCGATGAATCATCGTGATCAGTTGAAACGGCTTCTCGTCGAACGGTCTTTAAGGCTTGGCGATTTTACACTCGCGAGCGGAGCATGTTCGAACTACTACATCGACGCTCGTCCCACGACCATGAGCGCAGAGGGTCAGATGCTCGTTGGCCACATTGCTCTCGCACTACTCAAAGAGAGCGGTCTAGAGCCGACGCACGTGGGAGGTCTGACCATGGGTGCAGACCCGATCGCGTACGCCATCGCCCACCGAAGCTACTTGGATGGGCACCCGATTGACGGCTTCTCCGTCCGTAAGAAAGCGAAGGAGCACGGTACGGGCCA is a window of Longimicrobiales bacterium DNA encoding:
- a CDS encoding HAMP domain-containing sensor histidine kinase; amino-acid sequence: MSLRRRFVLTFVAFVVLLITAGSYMAWREATRALEAELDEKAAWVARAAVATGLQASAVVGLRPGFEDTSQWTSYHARLKELQFVVREAYILRNDNTAVVTSFPADSIPIGMPLPDFDLFEALLDEARVVGYSASESFTGLDERFYKWGFASLEDNQTVLAVLMPADYEVPLERLGRNLIFGALAATLLAALLAGVLATSVVRPLERLSRVAIRIQRGRMVEPVADEGGHEVGRLSRAMERMRLAILERDEQLRLMLAQVAHEIRNPLGGLELFASAAAETEDAEERGRLLSRVRQEVSALNGIISDFLAFARPLAPSREATDVRLPILGAIELVEAELLERGGTLDVHMSDTALMARVSGDHVKRAALNLLRNASQAGDHVVLEAGVTNGEFVLSVSDDGPGVAQELRGRVFDPFVTDKEQGAGLGLAIVKKIAEAHGGRAELVDNREPNGGKGAEFRVYFGSLEDPPTP
- the pyrE gene encoding orotate phosphoribosyltransferase, whose translation is MNHRDQLKRLLVERSLRLGDFTLASGACSNYYIDARPTTMSAEGQMLVGHIALALLKESGLEPTHVGGLTMGADPIAYAIAHRSYLDGHPIDGFSVRKKAKEHGTGQRVEGGVTPESRCVMVEDSMSTGKSTLAAVQAVLDVGASVLGVLTVVDRSENATALFESEGLPLLSIFTGNEILEAAQSASPEDQG